The following DNA comes from Metopolophium dirhodum isolate CAU chromosome 8, ASM1992520v1, whole genome shotgun sequence.
aaattgcaaTGGGTGTGACAAGTTTACAGATCATCTTTGACAATCCTACGGCTGTATTTATGCCCGGCCAATCTCTTACTGGAAGAGTATTAGTAGCTACTAGTAGTTCTGTAAAAATAAGAGGTAAGTGATTTATCAGAAGAGTTGGAATCTGGTatatttttcatgtttaaatTGACGACCAAAACTGTATGTTATTTTAggtattaaattgaaattccgAGGAGAAGCTAAAGTTTCATGGACTGAACAAGAATCGCGTAGAAGCGATAATGGTGAAACTCAAAACTACTCTGTCATATATGATGCTGaagaagaatattttgaaaataaaatgacttTGGTTGGAGGCGGAggtaaatgaaaatgatttgattttataacttttattttgtattttatcactAATACTGCAACTTGGTAAAAGTTAAGTTGTCAAgaatcttttttatatttaattattatttttaaggcgAATCACAATTAGAAGCAGGTGAACGGGTTTATccatttaatatttctttaccTCATCAATTACCATCAACATTTAATGGCGAACATGGACACGTTCGTTATACAGCAAAAGTTACAGTTGATATTCCTTGGGGCAAGGATAAAGAAACGGAAATAACTTTTCAAGTTATTTctcctttaaatttaaatgacgaACCATCATTAGCtgcaagtattatatttatgtaatcaaGACAATATTTTCTTCTGAATCACTTGTATCATTGTTCCCTGTATAAAacaaagtgtatattatttttcatttctggGTTTTCGTTTTGAAAGCAAAGTATAATAAGGTTAAtacttattgtttatataattttatccatatttcatatatttgattattttcttttcattatttaaatttaaaatataacacaatatttcaCATTATCTTTCAGAatagttttaacataataatttaactagtgGCTCAACCAATATAGTATTAGgttttagaacattttatctaatgtaaaataatagtttatacacaGTTACTAAGATTTGTTACTGGCCCATTTTTAGGAACccaaaaaagaagaaaaagaaaagttttattgttgctgttgctgcGAATCTGGTCCAACAACATTGGTAGTCTGTCTTCCTTATAGTGGTTTTGTACCTGGACAAATTATACCTCTTACTGTTGAACTGGATAACAATAGTAATGTAACAATTGATGCAGTCAAAATTAAGTTGAAACGAGTAATGCTCTAATGTGgtgtatttttatgattttattaaaaaatatttaatttttttaggactTATTATTTAAAGGAAGGCACCCTAGTGAAAAAACAAACTCTAGTTCTTCAGAGCTTGCAGTTTTACGTTTACAAGGTATTGAAGCTCATGCTTCAAAAACATGGACTGAGCAAATGATAGTTCCAAATAGTTTGATGTTCTCTAATCTAAAGTATTGTGGAATTATAACTGaccaatatatattaaatgtaatataaataatatttataatagttattttaatctGTTGTTTGCAATTatgtgacatttttaaatatttatttgtttacagGTAGAAGCTGTTGCTGGGGGTATGTATGAAAACACTGACGTTAACGTGAAAATTACAATGGGTAATATTCCGTTAACTATTGCCCAAGATGCACCTCAATTTGGCATTCCAATTCAATCACCTAATCAAAACGATCCTTCAAATGGTCAATTCCCTACAAATTCTATGAATCCTATAAATTTACCTGCACCTATACCTGGCTTCGCACAACAAGTTCCTCCACCATATGGCCAACCCCCTTTTACTTCTTCGTACCCACAACAAACCATGGACCCAGCACTAATCTC
Coding sequences within:
- the LOC132950169 gene encoding arrestin domain-containing protein 3-like; this translates as MGVTSLQIIFDNPTAVFMPGQSLTGRVLVATSSSVKIRGIKLKFRGEAKVSWTEQESRRSDNGETQNYSVIYDAEEEYFENKMTLVGGGGESQLEAGERVYPFNISLPHQLPSTFNGEHGHVRYTAKVTVDIPWGKDKETEITFQVISPLNLNDEPSLAEPKKEEKEKFYCCCCCESGPTTLVVCLPYSGFVPGQIIPLTVELDNNSNVTIDAVKIKLKRDLLFKGRHPSEKTNSSSSELAVLRLQGIEAHASKTWTEQMIVPNSLMFSNLKYCGIITDQYILNVEAVAGGMYENTDVNVKITMGNIPLTIAQDAPQFGIPIQSPNQNDPSNGQFPTNSMNPINLPAPIPGFAQQVPPPYGQPPFTSSYPQQTMDPALISGQPSLYPQMQMYNQSQLPYPDVNVQQPAFNPSYPTATAPSL